GGGGCCATTGACAGGGAGAGCTATGGGAAGGTGTGCTGGTTTTCCGGCAGGCGGATATGATTCGGCACCCGGTAGGGGAGCGGGAAGAGGGTTTATCAGATATGGTCGGGGAGGTGGAAGAGGTTATAGAAATCGTTTCTATGAAACGGGTCTGCCGCTCTGGCGTAGATATCCGCAGTACGATCCTCCCCGGGATCCTGAATTCGTTGAAACGGATTCCCTGAAGATACAGGTACAGAATGTCGCGGATACGCTTGAGTATATTGCCAGCCGCGTCAAGCAGTTGATAGAACGAAGAAAGGGAAAATAATTAGATGAAAGTAATAGTCAGTTCACTTGGGAAGGATCTTGACTCAAAGA
This genomic stretch from Candidatus Aegiribacteria sp. harbors:
- a CDS encoding DUF5320 domain-containing protein, with the protein product MPAGDGSGPRGEGPLTGRAMGRCAGFPAGGYDSAPGRGAGRGFIRYGRGGGRGYRNRFYETGLPLWRRYPQYDPPRDPEFVETDSLKIQVQNVADTLEYIASRVKQLIERRKGK